The following coding sequences lie in one Brettanomyces bruxellensis chromosome 6, complete sequence genomic window:
- a CDS encoding uncharacterized protein (BUSCO:EOG09263K05): MYLLGLKRVGVGSRSSFVRQMEVVRHVYNRAARRPDRISAYEQFSEYYKVSNGDRHVPELERMRLVPTVPTFYSRNPAHEENISKLTDILNKYMTLPFDKKNTDNSWMTFEDYQDIGGGNKLKVTQYQKLITVLRRLDSIEPELRNDEVNNALNTYRKAKDESSGKEKTKQLDDKGRGVAVGRRKASSAKVYVVEGEGSILINGKPLEEVFPIYEDRLRILLPLQVVDAVVKYNVFALARGGGKTGQIDSIKLALSKALCIHNPLYKKRLFAAGCLTRDHRVVERKKPGRRKARKMPTWVKR, encoded by the coding sequence ATGTATTTATTGGGGCTCAAAAGGGTCGGCGTGGGTTCTAGAAGCTCGTTTGTGCGGCAGATGGAGGTTGTGAGGCATGTATATAATAGAGCTGCAAGACGGCCGGATAGAATATCAGCATATGAACAATTTTCAGAATATTATAAAGTATCGAATGGGGACCGGCATGTTCCGGAGTTGGAAAGAATGAGATTGGTCCCAACAGTGCCTACATTCTATTCAAGAAATCCTGCTCAcgaggaaaatatttcgaAATTGACTGATATATTGAACAAATACATGACACTTCCgtttgataaaaagaacaCAGACAATTCATGGATGACATTTGAGGATTACCAGGACATAGGCGGGGGCAATAAGTTGAAGGTGACACAATATCAGAAGCTTATCACGGTATTGAGGCGTTTGGACTCCATTGAGCCGGAATTGAGGAATGACGAGGTGAATAATGCACTCAACACCTACAGAAAGGCCAAAGACGAAAGTTCCGGAAAGGAGAAGACGAAGCAGTTGGATGATAAGGGAAGAGGAGTTGCAGTTGGCAGAAGAAAGGCCTCAAGTGCCAAAGTGTATGTTGTTGAAGGGGAAGGTAGCATTCTCATTAATGGTAAGCCATTAGAGGAGGTTTTCCCCATTTATGAGGACAGACTAAGAATTTTGCTTCCTTTACAGGTTGTTGATGCCGTGGTCAAGTACAACGTGTTTGCCTTGGCACGTGGAGGTGGAAAAACAGGTCAGATTGATTCCATTAAGTTGGCATTATCGAAGGCGCTTTGTATACACAATCCTCTTTATAAGAAAAGGCTATTTGCAGCAGGATGTTTGACAAGAGACCACAGGGTGGTGGAGAGGAAGAAAcctggaagaagaaaggcCAGAAAAATGCCTACTTGGGTCAAGCGTTAG
- the BRX1 gene encoding Ribosome biogenesis protein brx1: MSAIYKALTGSKEMSQTKGSKVSKKRVNRQRVLLISSRGVTFRHRHLLNDLYALLPHSRKEPKLDTKKSLYELNELAELYNCNNIMYFEARKHQDLYMWLSKPPNGPTIKFYIQNLHTMEELNFTGNCLKGSRPILSFDKAFDMDEKYQLMKEMFTQQFGVPPRARKSKPFIDHVMTFSIVDEKIWIRNYQINEPKEVQTDPNAEDDEQQQISLVEIGPRLVLTPIIILEGSFGGPKIFENKQYVSPNVVRAQLKQKAAEQARDRQQDAVDKKVRKSSRVAKKNPLSNDALFKE; this comes from the coding sequence ATGTCTGCAATCTACAAGGCCCTCACGGGGTCGAAAGAGATGTCCCAAACTAAAGGATCAaaagtttcaaaaaaaagagttaACAGGCAAAGAGTGCTGCTCATATCTTCAAGGGGTGTTACATTTAGACATCGCCATCTTTTGAACGATTTATACGCTTTACTACCAcattcaagaaaagaaccAAAGTTGGATACAAAGAAATCGCTTTATGAGTTAAACGAGCTTGCCGAGTTGTACAACTGCAATAACATAATGTACTTTGAAGCTCGTAAGCATCAGGATTTGTACATGTGGCTTTCGAAGCCACCTAATGGACCTACGATCAAGTTCTACATCCAGAATTTGCACACTATGGAAGAGCTCAACTTCACGGGAAACTGTCTTAAAGGTTCGAGGCCCATTCTCTCGTTTGACAAGGCTTTTGACATGGATGAAAAGTATCAACTCATGAAAGAGATGTTCACACAGCAGTTTGGTGTTCCACCTCGTGCAAGGAAGTCAAAGCCATTTATTGATCATGTTATGACATTTTCCATCGTCGATGAGAAGATATGGATCAGAAACTACCAGATTAACGAGCCAAAAGAGGTGCAAACCGATCCAAAtgcagaagatgatgagcaGCAGCAAATCAGTTTGGTTGAAATTGGACCCAGACTCGTGCTTACGCCAATAATCATCCTTGAAGGTTCATTTGGAGGTCCGAAGATCTTCGAAAACAAGCAGTATGTGTCGCCAAATGTTGTCAGAGCTCAGTTGAAGCAGAAAGCTGCAGAACAAGCCAGAGACAGGCAGCAAGATGCAGTTGATAAGAAGGTGAGGAAATCCAGCCGTGTGGCTAAGAAGAACCCATTGTCTAATGATGCTCTTTTCAAGGAGTAG
- a CDS encoding uncharacterized protein (BUSCO:EOG092605OK) — MDMAKPVGSEISYVDFSVLTPEDVRKVSAKQITNPTAFDSLGHPVPGGLYDLRLGAFLHNTCATCGLDERYCPGHQGHIELPVPAYNPLFFKQMFVLLRGSCVYCHHLKMRSIDVHAYECKLRLIRYGLLLEASQIDRIRLEEREMESGRDEAEEAGNMAEEEEQIGREAEKVGRTFATRMTASAESRLREKRELFVYESVHRAIEEGRTTKSGVSTGTVLEARKAVIKDLERRVVAKPRCENCMMYSPKLRCDGFSKIFASALSEKQLVNNRVKAVKVAGASSVDIAPQAGSRYVLSAEVREVLDAVFVVEQPVVETIFHSRPGGGQKVAGDIFFVSVLVVPPTRFRLPQKLGDEVHENAQNELLSRVLSTSMQIKELNEQFLGLQKDVAGEERKLVFNRLMNAFVTLQNDVNGVMDATKNQNPANAQTGLPGIKQALEKKEGLFRKHMMGKRVNYAARSVISPDPMIEDNEIGLPPVFATKLTIPEPVTAYNVAELRRCVENGPDKWPGATQVKDEAGVVTSLAGMTLEQRKAVARQLQTPAVAGTGSNTAGMAGNAVNKQVFRHIRNGDVVIMNRQPTLHKASMMGHRVRVLPNEKTIRIHYANGGPYNCDYDGDEMNLHFPQGQLARAESYTLASTDSQYLTPTSGSPVRGLIQDHLSTGVWMTSKNTFFTRERYQELVYGCVRRHQNAGAGGRNFRIRTLPPAIWLPAPLWTGKQVISTVLLNVLPQGVPGLNMQSRNKIKNEYWGEGSHENEVLFKNGQLLCGTLDKSQYGSSKYGLIHAIHETYGPHVAQRTLSALGRLLTNYEQWIAFTCGMDDMELTGSGNTVRANILRGAREAGRQAAAEVTNLSPGISAANPEFHRRLEEVLRDPHKHDILDAVTMSKVNAITSQVVSACVPAGTAKKFPENAMQSMALSGAKGSTVNVSQIMCLLGQQALEGRRTPVMASGKTLPCFKPLETDVRAGGYIENRFFSGIRPQEYYFHCMAGREGLVDTSVKTANSGYLQRCLTKQLEGVHVAYDNTVRNADGSVVEFLYGGDAVDVTRESYLYKFDFFYDNYTALLQRYSPSSIDHLDVDTAGRYSKKYRKSLQAQKSQPAWNQTYRRDPTISVYNPAKYLGSVSTRFEDRLDSFIEHNRHLFMGHGQSKSLLSARKFKALMQLKYMRSLIDPGEAVGIIAAQSIGEPSTQMTLNTFHFAGHGAANVTLGIPRLREIVMTASRHIKTPQMALPLRADVDDASADAFCKSITRLTLSEFIDDATVVETTADPSSLHSTRSYDIRLEFFDSADYRAEYDVTEAELERVIAEKFITMLEKEISAEVRKQRRDGTSEISLGVEEKVEKEKEEEENEDSSDSESESDSGSESENESESDSDSDTDSDIDIDNKIASNHLSKKAKDRQEDVITSHEFVSAYNFDDKHGRWCSFRLQLSGDTQKLLMVNIVEQICKDCVVREVHNIGRCLHEEGSRSLVTEGVNFPAMWEHDSFLDVDKISSNDIAAVLSVYGVEAARNTIVNEVINVFSRYAIEVSSRHLDLIADYMTREGNYLAFNRQGIDSCTSDFMKMSYETTCQFLTKAVLNGDREPLQSPSAKLVVGKLNGSGTGSFDVLAKMPVAQN; from the coding sequence ATGGATATGGCAAAACCTGTGGGATCAGAGATCTCGTATGTGGATTTCAGCGTGCTAACACCGGAGGATGTGAGAAAAGTGTCAGCTAAGCAGATCACGAATCCAACAGCATTTGACAGCTTGGGCCACCCAGTTCCGGGCGGATTGTACGACTTGAGGCTAGGTGCGTTTTTGCACAACACGTGTGCGACATGTGGGCTAGATGAGAGGTACTGTCCAGGCCACCAGGGCCACATTGAGTTGCCCGTTCCGGCATACAAcccactttttttcaagcagATGTTTGTGCTTTTGAGGGGGAGTTGTGTGTACTGCCACCACTTGAAGATGCGGAGCATCGACGTTCATGCGTACGAATGCAAGTTGAGGTTGATCCGGTACGGATTGCTACTCGAGGCATCGCAGATTGACCGGATAAGACTGGAGGAGAGAGAAATGGAGTCCGGCCGAGATGAGGCGGAGGAGGCGGGCAACATGGCagaggaggaggagcaGATCGGCCGGGAGGCCGAGAAAGTGGGCCGGACGTTTGCGACGCGGATGACGGCGTCGGCAGAGAGCCGGTTGCGGGAGAAAAGAGAGCTTTTCGTGTACGAGAGCGTGCACCGGGCAATTGAAGAGGGAAGAACGACCAAGAGCGGCGTGAGCACGGGCACAGTGCTCGAGGCACGGAAGGCAGTGATCAAGGACCTGGAGCGGCGGGTGGTGGCGAAGCCGCGGTGTGAGAACTGCATGATGTACAGCCCGAAGTTGCGGTGTGACGGATTCTCGAAGATTTTCGCATCGGCATTGTCGGAGAAGCAGCTGGTGAACAACCGGGTAAAGGCGGTGAAAGTGGCAGGGGCATCGAGCGTGGACATTGCCCCTCAGGCTGGGTCGCGGTACGTGCTTTCGGCGGAGGTGCGGGAGGTGCTGGATGCGGTTTTTGTCGTGGAGCAGCCCGTGGTGGAGACAATTTTCCACTCGAGGCCCGGCGGCGGCCAGAAAGTGGCCGGGGACATCTTCTTTGTATCCGTGCTGGTGGTGCCGCCCACGCGGTTCCGGCTGCCGCAGAAGTTGGGCGACGAGGTACATGAGAATGCACAGAACGAGCTTCTCTCGCGTGTTTTGAGCACTTCGATGCAGATCAAGGAGTTGAACGAGCAGTTTTTGGGCCTGCAGAAGGACGTGGCCGGCGAGGAGCGGAAGCTGGTGTTCAACCGGTTGATGAACGCGTTTGTGACGTTGCAGAACGACGTGAATGGAGTGATGGACGCGACGAAGAACCAGAACCCAGCAAACGCGCAGACTGGGCTCCCGGGCATCAAGCAGGCgttggagaagaaggagggCCTCTTCCGGAAGCACATGATGGGCAAGCGGGTGAACTATGCGGCGCGGTCGGTGATTTCGCCGGACCCGATGATCGAGGACAACGAGATCGGGTTGCCGCCGGTTTTCGCGACGAAGTTGACGATTCCGGAGCCCGTGACGGCGTACAACGTGGCAGAGTTGCGGCGGTGCGTGGAGAACGGGCCGGACAAGTGGCCCGGGGCCACGCAGGTGAAAGATGAGGCCGGCGTGGTGACGAGTTTGGCCGGGATGACGCTGGAGCAGCGGAAGGCGGTTGCCCGGCAGCTGCAGACGCCCGCGGTGGCTGGCACGGGGTCCAACACGGCGGGCATGGCAGGAAACGCGGTCAACAAGCAGGTTTTCCGGCACATTCGCAACGGCGACGTGGTGATCATGAACAGGCAGCCCACGCTCCACAAGGCATCCATGATGGGCCACCGGGTCCGGGTGTTGCCCAACGAGAAGACCATCCGGATCCACTATGCCAACGGTGGGCCGTACAACTGTGATTACGACGGAGACGAGATGAATCTGCACTTCCCACAGGGACAACTTGCCAGGGCCGAATCGTACACGTTGGCCAGCACGGACTCGCAGTACTTGACGCCGACGTCGGGGTCGCCGGTGCGTGGGTTGATCCAGGACCACCTCTCGACGGGTGTGTGGATGACGAGCAAGAACACATTCTTCACGCGGGAGCGGTACCAGGAGTTGGTGTACGGGTGTGTGCGGCGGCACCAAAATGCCGGTGCCGGCGGTCGGAACTTCCGGATTCGGACACTCCCCCCAGCCATCTGGCTCCCGGCCCCACTGTGGACCGGAAAGCAGGTCATCTCGACGGTTTTGCTCAACGTGCTGCCCCAGGGCGTGCCCGGCTTGAACATGCAGTCGCGCAACAAGATCAAGAACGAGTACTGGGGCGAGGGCTCGCACGAAAACGAGGTTTTGTTCAAAAACGGCCAGCTTTTGTGCGGCACACTCGACAAGTCGCAGTACGGCTCGTCCAAGTACGGGCTGATCCACGCGATCCACGAGACGTACGGCCCGCACGTGGCCCAGCGGACACTCTCGGCATTGGGCCGGTTGCTCACGAACTACGAGCAGTGGATCGCCTTCACGTGCGGTATGGACGACATGGAACTTACCGGGTCAGGCAACACGGTGCGGGCCAATATCCTACGCGGGGCCCGCGAAGCTGGCCGGCAGGCGGCCGCCGAGGTCACCAACTTGTCGCCCGGCATCTCGGCCGCCAACCCGGAGTTCCACCGCCGGTTGGAGGAGGTGCTCCGTGACCCTCACAAGCACGACATCTTGGATGCCGTGACGATGTCGAAAGTGAACGCCATCACGTCGCAGGTAGTGTCTGCGTGCGTGCCAGCCGGTACCGCGAAGAAGTTCCCGGAGAACGCGATGCAGTCGATGGCGTTGTCGGGGGCCAAAGGTTCGACGGTCAACGTTTCGCAGATCATGTGCTTGTTGGGCCAGCAGGCGTTGGAGGGCCGCCGGACCCCAGTGATGGCCTCGGGCAAGACACTCCCGTGCTTCAAGCCGCTTGAGACCGACGTCCGGGCCGGCGGATACATCGAGAACCGGTTCTTCTCGGGCATCCGGCCCCAGGAGTACTACTTCCACTGTATGGCGGGCCGAGAGGGCCTTGTGGACACCTCCGTCAAGACGGCCAACTCCGGCTACTTGCAGCGGTGCTTGACCAAGCAGCTCGAGGGGGTCCACGTGGCCTACGACAACACCGTGAGGAACGCGGACGGAAGTGTGGTCGAGTTCCTGTACGGTGGAGATGCCGTCGACGTGACCCGCGAGTCCTACCTGTACAAGTTCGACTTCTTCTACGACAACTACACGGCTCTTTTGCAGCGCTACAGCCCCTCCAGCATCGACCATCTCGACGTCGACACTGCCGGCCGGTACTCGAAGAAGTACCGCAAGTCCTTGCAGGCTCAGAAATCGCAGCCTGCCTGGAACCAGACCTACCGCCGCGACCCCACGATCTCCGTCTACAACCCGGCCAAGTACTTGGGCTCGGTGTCCACGCGGTTCGAGGACCGCCTCGACAGCTTCATCGAGCACAACAGACACCTGTTCATGGGCCACGGCCAATCAAAATCGCTTCTCTCGGCCCGCAAGTTCAAGGCTCTCATGCAGTTGAAGTACATGCGGTCCTTGATCGACCCGGGCGAGGCCGTCGGCATCATCGCCGCCCAGTCGATCGGCGAGCCGTCCACGCAAATGACCTTGAACACGTTCCATTTCGCCGGCCACGGTGCAGCAAACGTCACCTTGGGTATCCCCAGGTTGAGAGAGATTGTCATGACCGCCTCCCGCCACATCAAGACACCCCAGATGGCCCTGCCGCTTCGTGCCGACGTCGACGACGCGTCGGCCGATGCCTTCTGCAAGAGCATCACTCGACTTACGCTCTCCGAGTTCATTGACGACGCAACCGTCGTCGAAACCACCGCCGACCCAAGCTCTCTTCACAGCACGCGGTCCTACGACATCCGGCTCGAGTTCTTCGACTCCGCCGACTACCGGGCCGAGTACGACGTCACGGAGGCCGAGTTGGAGCGTGTGATTGCCGAGAAGTTCATCACGATGCTCGAGAAGGAGATCTCGGCCGAGGTCCGCAAGCAGCGGCGCGATGGCACGAGCGAGATCTCGCTGGGAGTGGAGGAGAAGgtggagaaggagaaggaggaggaggagaatgAGGATAGCAGTGACAGTGAAAGCGAAAGTGACAGTGGAagtgaaagtgaaaatgaaagcgAAAGCGATAGCGATAGCGATACTGACAGTGACATCGACATTGACAATAAGATTGCTTCCAACCACCTCTCCAAAAAAGCTAAGGACAGACAGGAAGACGTCATCACATCCCATGAATTCGTCTCCGCCTACAACTTCGACGACAAACATGGCCGCTGGTGCAGCTTCAGACTCCAGCTCTCCGGAGACACCCAGAAGTTGCTCATGGTCAACATCGTCGAGCAAATCTGCAAGGACTGCGTCGTCAGAGAGGTCCACAACATCGGCAGGTGCCTTCACGAGGAAGGTTCCAGGTCTCTGGTCACCGAAGGTGTCAACTTCCCCGCCATGTGGGAGCACGACTCCTTCTTGGACGTCGACAAGATCTCCTCCAACGACATTGCCGCCGTCCTCAGCGTCTACGGTGTCGAGGCTGCCCGGAATACCATCGTTAACGAGGTCATCAACGTGTTCAGCAGGTACGCCATCGAGGTCTCGTCCCGCCACTTGGATCTTATCGCCGACTACATGACCAGAGAGGGCAACTACTTAGCCTTCAACCGCCAGGGCATCGACAGCTGCACCTCCGACTTCATGAAGATGTCCTACGAGACCACCTGCCAGTTCTTGACCAAGGCCGTGTTGAACGGCGACCGCGAGCCTTTGCAGTCTCCTTCTGCCAAGCTAGTCGTCGGAAAACTCAACGGCAGTGGAACCGGCAGCTTTGACGTGCTTGCCAAGATGCCTGTTGCCCAGAACTAG
- a CDS encoding uncharacterized protein (MEROPS:MER0020215) produces MFSSKSQQTGSSSGNGSGFSFGNGSNSNNGFSFGNTNNNNNNGSTNNGFSFGKSTSGISSGNSNSMSLGNGSSLGNGAKPALGSGLGSSTAGNALFNNSKPSIFGNSATTGQTTANALGNGLAGSGFHFGSANGTNNNPASTNSTSSPYTADLSSMASKMTDMPKALTQAPSTLGGPSSGKRKRSSSVVSGPENADYVRDASIPSLGRIGHSFARDAVENVSGLFSSPVHAAFPRENGTQNNQRQAEGGMEKYASLHHISVQRSEYRRLVITHARDAYKDYSRIDPNKVILKSMSVSTGSGARAVDFRPPSKKARVGGKDESDNFEFVPTIVVREDEVDGKHGKEEKREIDGNGIDGRHEMKEKLKTDGKQNKQPSKLKPPTGYWCTPSLNELAKMNVSQLASVKDFSVGRKGSGQMMFRSPVDLTEFEGRWNELLGDAIVFKNKLICVYKTDEEKPEPGNGLNVPATVSISGCYPKDAKTKKQITDPDYPGLPKHIELLRSYCGMEFVNYDALTGTFTFNVEHFSIWGMVDEQEDEPADVQRFQRQQQRERVLQGEAEERQRRALEKVQGVEEEMWEREEEKKEENKDKDKEDNTFAPSSIISNDHFFDAHSLSDPGSSEDDFGSVIDTKAYEPEINNKEMLAISSAPQYAVAGTWDDQIRLASGFHSVFNDNLEDADGMQLDKTNVNRVLFDNDKPKSCLSNNKPVHKPAFAQAPAFAKFLKLEKAQNTFQARPDGQVPLVGFDTTPSLRTALDAFGQCSQYEGWHLLAILFDNEYCFSHLPDPDARLCQTQPLLRPRLEELKRRELLCRWLADLCTPGLEHKMATTSDKLDTVFYLTCLGKVGEAVQAAIRGGNPDLAVLISMMDSNDQTVKNLARDQLDDWSKSGSLQLIPAPVVKMYKLLAGMVLSDSYIDHLLGLSWPVVLLLLLQYGDTNLPLSDVIRDFVGYLETHDLAPVDGPQSTITYYRLVKMFMEPAQTLCKFDLQTQFALVKKLNVFLSLDVRSADEICRQFAHKLVENAMYEDAIFVCEHLSLEKDCTDEITAIIDAHIDRMGFLNDAATLDRLNRSLHLSRDLLNRARATRFSAKSEFESATRALIAAHSLEEAHSLAIQHVAPQYIIQESYLDRLQQLLGHFASVPGWSTGGAIYSDYCTLGKYSGAGNVHGISQLVPRLLNELSLLKELNFSVKVAKTLMYKRLIGTAFKFHIDVANSQLLALELPPSETNYLKNKLSKEGGPKLLM; encoded by the coding sequence ATGTTCTCTTCCAAATCCCAGCAAACCGGTTCTAGCTCAGGGAACGGGAGCGGGTTTTCATTTGGAAACGGCAGTAATTCCAACAACGGCTTTTCGTTTGGAAACActaacaacaacaacaacaacggCAGCACAAACAACGGCTTTTCATTTGGAAAAAGCACCAGCGGCATTTCATCTGGAAATAGCAACAGCATGTCTCTTGGCAACGGTTCATCACTTGGCAACGGCGCAAAACCTGCCCTAGGCAGTGGCTTGGGCTCCTCCACAGCAGGAAATGCATTGTTCAACAACTCCAAGCCAAGCATCTTCGGAAACTCCGCAACAACGGGCCAGACGACGGCCAACGCACTCGGAAACGGCTTGGCTGGGTCGGGATTCCACTTTGGATCAGCAAATGGCACCAACAACAACCCTGCAAGCACAAATTCTACAAGTAGTCCGTACACGGCAGATCTCAGCTCAATGGCGTCAAAAATGACAGATATGCCAAAGGCACTTACGCAGGCACCATCCACCTTGGGAGGGCCGTCGTCGGGCAAGAGGAAAAGGTCGTCCTCGGTGGTTTCGGGGCCGGAGAACGCCGATTACGTCAGAGATGCATCTATTCCGTCTCTGGGCCGGATTGGGCACTCCTTCGCAAGGGATGCCGTGGAAAACGTGAGCGGCCTCTTCTCGTCACCGGTCCACGCTGCTTTCCCGCGGGAAAATGGCACACAAAACAACCAGAGGCAGGCAGAGGGCGGCATGGAAAAGTACGCATCCTTACACCACATCTCCGTGCAGCGGTCCGAATACCGCCGCTTAGTGATCACGCATGCAAGAGATGCGTACAAGGACTACAGCCGGATCGACCCGAACAAGGTGATACTCAAGAGCATGAGCGTGAGTACGGGCTCAGGTGCTCGAGCTGTTGATTTTAGGCCTCCCAGCAAGAAGGCGAGAGTTGGCGGCAAAGATGAGTCGGATAATTTCGAGTTTGTGCCGACGATCGTGGTGAGGGAGGATGAAGTGGATGGAAAACATggaaaggaggaaaaacgTGAAATAGATGGAAATGGAATAGATGGAAGAcatgaaatgaaagaaaaacttAAAACAGATGGAAAACAGAATAAGCAACCATCCAAGCTCAAGCCTCCAACCGGGTACTGGTGTACGCCGTCTCTCAACGAGTTGGCAAAGATGAACGTGTCGCAGTTGGCAAGCGTGAAAGATTTTAGTGTGGGGAGAAAAGGAAGCGGCCAGATGATGTTTAGATCACCAGTGGACCTCACAGAGTTCGAAGGCAGGTGGAACGAGTTGCTTGGTGATGCGATCGTGTTCAAGAACAAGCTCATTTGCGTGTACAAGACGGACGAGGAGAAGCCGGAGCCCGGAAACGGGTTGAATGTGCCGGCAACGGTTTCAATCAGTGGATGCTATCCGAAGGATGCGAAAACCAAGAAGCAGATCACGGATCCGGACTACCCGGGGCTCCCGAAGCACATTGAGCTGTTGAGGAGTTACTGTGGAATGGAGTTCGTGAACTATGATGCGTTGACGGGCACATTTACGTTCAATGTGGAGCACTTTAGCATCTGGGGGATGGTGGACGAGCAGGAGGATGAGCCGGCGGATGTCCAGAGGTTCCAGCGGCAGCAGCAGCGCGAGAGAGTGCTGCAGGGGGAGGCCGAAGAGAGGCAGAGGAGGGCTCTGGAGAAAGTTCAGGGGGTAGAGGAAGAGATGTGGGAGAgggaagaagagaagaaagaagaaaataaagataaagataaagaagacAACACCTTTGCCCCATCAAGTATCATCTCCAACGACCACTTCTTCGATGCACACAGTTTGAGCGATCCCGGATCGTCGGAGGACGATTTCGGGTCGGTGATCGACACCAAGGCATACGAGCCGGAAATCAACAACAAGGAGATGCTGGCGATCAGCTCGGCACCGCAGTATGCCGTTGCCGGAACGTGGGACGACCAGATCCGGCTGGCTTCCGGCTTCCACTCGGTGTTTAACGATAATCTGGAGGATGCCGACGGCATGCAGCTCGACAAAACAAACGTGAACCGCGTTCTTTTCGACAACGACAAACCAAAAAGCTGCCTCAGCAACAACAAGCCGGTGCACAAACCGGCATTCGCCCAGGCCCCGGCATTCGCAAAATTCCTAAAGCTcgaaaaagcacaaaacaCGTTCCAGGCCAGGCCGGATGGGCAGGTGCCACTCGTTGGTTTCGACACGACACCATCATTGCGCACAGCCTTGGACGCGTTTGGGCAGTGCTCGCAGTACGAAGGGTGGCATTTGCTTGCGATTTTGTTCGACAACGAGTACTGTTTCTCGCACTTGCCCGATCCGGATGCCCGGCTGTGCCAAACACAGCCCTTGCTTCGGCCGAGACTCGAGGAGTTGAAGCGCCGCGAGCTGTTGTGCCGCTGGCTTGCCGATTTGTGCACCCCGGGACTTGAGCACAAGATGGCCACCACTTCAGACAAACTCGACACCGTGTTCTATCTCACGTGCCTGGGAAAGGTGGGCGAGGCGGTGCAGGCGGCAATCCGGGGCGGAAATCCGGATCTGGCGGTGCTGATCAGCATGATGGACTCGAACGACCAAACAGTGAAGAATTTGGCCAGGGACCAGCTCGATGACTGGTCGAAATCGGGTTCCTTGCAGCTCATCCCTGCACCAGTGGTCAAGATGTACAAACTACTGGCCGGCATGGTGTTGTCGGACTCGTACATTGATCACCTATTGGGTCTCTCGTGGCCTGTGGTACTCCTGCTTCTCCTCCAGTACGGAGACACCAATCTGCCCTTGAGCGATGTGATTCGGGACTTCGTCGGCTACCTCGAAACTCACGACCTGGCGCCGGTTGACGGGCCTCAGAGCACCATCACGTACTACCGGCTGGTGAAGATGTTCATGGAGCCTGCACAGACCCTTTGCAAGTTCGATCTTCAGACGCAGTTTGCACTCgtgaagaagttgaacgTGTTCCTCAGCTTGGATGTCCGCTCTGCCGACGAGATATGCAGGCAGTTTGCACACAAGCTTGTGGAAAATGCAATGTACGAGGATGCCATCTTCGTCTGCGAGCATCTCTCACTCGAGAAAGACTGCACTGATGAGATCACTGCCATCATCGATGCCCACATAGACCGCATGGGCTTCCTCAACGATGCGGCCACCTTGGATAGGTTGAACCGCTCGCTTCACCTCTCTCGCGACCTCTTGAACAGGGCCCGGGCCACCCGATTTTCCGCAAAGAGCGAGTTCGAGTCTGCAACCAGGGCCCTAATCGCCGCCCACTCGCTAGAAGAAGCCCACAGCCTGGCAATCCAGCACGTGGCTCCCCAGTACATCATTCA